TTTGTCTCTTGCTGTTACTCGTGGATGGTTTCTTCGACAGCTCGATGTTTAGAATGATTTTCTCCATGGAGTTTTTGATGAAGAGGTCTATATGCGTCAGCTGCCTGGGTTTGTTGATCCTGCTCGTCCGCATCATTTGTGTCGTCTCGTCAAGGCTTTTTATGGTCTCAAACAGGCGCCTCATGCCTGGCATGCGCGTCTTGGTTCTGCTCTTCGCGCACATGGATTTGTCCCTTCGACCGCTGATACGTCCTTGTTCATGCTACAGCGCCCTACGGTCACTATGTACCTAATGGtgtatgtcgatgacatcatcTTGATCAGCTCGTCAGCCTTTGCTGCGGATCGTCTTGTTTCTGCTTTGAGTGGTGACTGCTATTACAGATCTTGGTCGGCTTCATTATTTCCTTGGTTTGGAGGTCTCTCATTCTGATGCCGGTCTGACTCTCACTCAGCAGAAATATTCTCTGGATTTGCTTCATCGTGCTGGTATGCTCCAGTGCAAAGCCTGCTACTACTCCCATGACAGCTTATGGTCGCCTCTCTGCACTTGATGGTACTCTTCTTCCGTCGGATGAGGCTACAACGTATcgcagtattgttggtggcttACAGTATTTGACGATCACTCGTCCTGATATCTCCTATACGGTTAACAGTGTATACCAGTTTCTTCATGCTCCTCGAGATACTCACTGGACTGCTGTCAAACGCATTCTGTGCTATGTTTGTTTCACTGCTGCTCTGGGTCTGCATCTTCGGTCTGCTCCTTCTGGTAGCCTCTCGGCTTTTTTTGATgctgattgggctggtagcccggaTGACAGGCAATCTATGAGGGGATATGCAGTGTTCTATggtcctaatttgatcgcctggagtgctcgtaaACAGGCTACAGTATCGTGTAGTAGTACTGAAGCTGAATAAAAGTACTGGCAATGCCACTGCTAAGTGATTTGGGTTCAGTCCTTACTTCGAGAGTTGTGGGTCTCTCAGATTCatcctcctgttctttggtgtgacaacatcggtgcTACGTACCTTTCTTTAAATTCGGTATTTCATGACCGAACAAAACACATcgaagttgactatcattttgtcaGAGAACGAGTTTCACAGAagttacttcagatcaagtttatttcttctaaAGATCAACTTGCTGATATCTTCACGAAGTCGTTGCCATTGCCTCAGTTTGAGGGTTGTCGTCGCAATCTTAATTTTCTGAAATCTTCAGACCACGGTTAGGTTGAGAGAGGGTGTTAGACTTGTAGTTATACGTAAATACGCATTATAACTTGTATACAAATGTATTTGTACTCAAAGAGNNNNNNNNNNNNNNNNNNNNNNNNNNNNNNNNNNNNNNNNNNNNNNNNNNNNNNNNNNNNNNNNNNNNNNNNNNNNNNNNNNNNNNNNNNNNNNNNNNNNNNNNNNNNNNNNNNNNNNNNNNNNNNNNNNNNNNNNNNNNNNNNNNNNNNNNNNNNNNNNNNNNNNNNNNNNNNNNNNNNNNNNNNNNNNNNNNNNNNNNNNNNNNNNNNNNNNNNNNNNNNNNNNNNNNNNNNNNNNNNNNNNNNNNNNNNNNNNNNNNNNNNNNNNNNNNNNNNNNNNNNNNNNNNNNNNNNNNNNNNNNNNNNNNNNNNNNNNNNNNNNNNNNNNNNNNNNNNNNNNNNNNNNNNNNNNNNNNNNNNNNNNNNNNNNNNNNNNNNNNNNATATATTTTGTCGTGGCCGACCCATGAGGTGTCGAAGTCCACAATACCCCAAAACCTTTTGCTTAACAGGGTTCAAGGATCATCGCTACTCTTTTGGATCCGGAAGGCAAAAAGTGACTTCAGGCGAAGGACAAGGAGCTCAACACGTGAAAAGAGAGTGTAGCCGCGCCGAATGATTCATTCTTGTATCAGTATGAATTATCGTATTTTCTTCTGGCACGTTTATTTTGTTGCACAATTAACCAACGCAATATCACGAACCCGTAACAGATGAGGATACTATATTGCACTGGAAACTTATTACACAAACGGAGCAAACATCACCTAGGAGATACTATAGGGGCAACCATGCACAGCAAGGCCACCCTCCATTATTAACCAAAAGTACCACacactatacatacatatatagcgaTAAACCATAGCTGCAAGTGTTGGATTTAAAGGATTTGAAGCAGCTGCTTTGGCGGCGGCGGCTAGTAGTCCTCCGGCGCGAGCGGCTGGTGGGCGTGGGCGGCGGTCTCGGTAGACGGCATGACGACGTACTCGTAGAGGAGCCCAGCGAGGCCGGAGCCGAGGAAGGGCCCGAGCCAGTAGACCCAGTGGTGCCTCCACCGCCACCCGACGAGCGCCGGCCCGAAGACCCGCGCCGGGTTCATCGCGGCGCCATCGAACGGCCCGCCGGCGAGTATGTTAGCCCCGAGCAGGAACCCCACGGCGAGCGGCCCGATGGTGCCCACGTGGCCCCTCTTGGGGTCGATGACCGTCGCGTAGTAGGCGTACATGAGCCCGAACGTCATCACCGCCTCCAGCAGCACCGCGTGCCAATCCCCCACCCCCGACGCCAGGGAGAAACCGGGCGGCCGCTGCGAACACCATCCATCAcaagattaattaattaatcagtTAGCTTCTGCGATGATTAATTAGATAGACGGTGCTCGCGAGGAAGATCGAAGAAAGATGGTAGTACCATGCCTCCGGtggtgaggcggaggaggagggaggcgacgATGGCTCCGAGGAGCTGCGCGATCCAGTAGAGGAGGGCGCGCACGAGGGTGATGCGCCCGCCGAGCAGCGCGCCGAAGGTGATGGCCGGGTTGACGTGCCCCCCGGAGATGTTCACGGCTACGGACACCGCCACGGCCAGCGCCAGCGCGTGTGCCAGCGCCACGGCCACCAGCCCGCCCGCCGTGCTCATGTCATGGTAGAGCTTCCCTGCaagcacacacatgcacacacgtaCGTCTTGAGACCGTCGATATTTAAGCAAGCTAGGCTACATAGACGCATGGTACGGTGGACGAAGCTGGCCGTGCATGCACGGACGGATGGGTGCTCGTATAGCTGGGTGGGGTGCGTACCGAGGGAGAGGATGGAGCCCTCGGCGGCGAAGACGAAGATGGCCGTGGCGAGGAACTCGGAGATGGCGGCGCGGATGGTGTCCGGGTGCGTCGCGTCCTCGCTGCGCCCCATGGTGAAcccccgccgccccgtcgtccgCGCCGCCGTGCTCATCTTCACTGACCGACGTACGTACGTAccaaagcaagcaagcaagcaagccgcTCTTCTCTGCTAAACTCAACTCGTCTTTCTTGCCGACGATACGAGGATGTGACCAAGTGTGGCCGCACTGGCGTTAATACAAGTAGTAGCAGTGTGTGTGGGTTGTGAGGATGGCCGCCGCGTGCGCGCGTGGCTTATAACGTGGCCGCGGGTGGAGCCGTCGCCGCTACACGTGTGCGGGAGGACGCCCCAGAGCGGTGGCACGTCTCGCGTCTGGTCAGGAGGCTCGGTTGCCCGTGCATGCCAAGCCCGGCGTGTGCGGCGCGCACCCACCGCGCGCGACCATATGTAGTAGTACGTGTAGTGTGTGTGACCCGCGGCGGCTTCGCTCGGCGTGTTGATCTTATCCGGTGGCCAGGCTCCTCGCACCACCTGCCAGGTCATGGACATGCATGCAAGACACTGCGGCGCGGGTAGGTGCGGTGCTCTGCCTTGCCTTGCCTTACGCACGAAGTTTCGCGGGAGCAGAGCACCTATAGCTCAGCTGGCTGAAATTTTTGTCTGCACCAGTCAATTTTACTCTGGAACGTCTGATTCACATCCAACGTAGGCCGTTGACCCAAGTTGAGTTTCACTCGATTTCAACACACAGCCCGATCAAAGCCCAGCAGCAGAATAGAAGTGCTACTATCTAAACCCAACCGATCAAAGCCCAGCAAACAACTGCATGGCTGCTCCAGCGAGGTACTACTAATCATCGCCATATGTCATCAACGAGCGCATGCTGTCTTTGTGGTGTAGAGGACACGTGGAGGCACGCACTGCTTAATTGTTCAGCAGCAAGAAGTATTTGGGCACTGTCTACAGATGCAATTACTGAACAGTTGAGTACAAACGTTGATGATGATGCAAAACGTTGGTTGTTTGCTACGCATGATTCGCGTGCACATGACGAGTTCATCACCTTTGTAATGACTCTTTGGCAAGTGTGGGGAGCGCGACGGAAAGCAATATACGAGGACATCTATCAAAGCCCATTCGCTGTCCATAGCTTTGTCCAACATCCCATAGTTAGATTCATGTCTAAACATGGGCTCTCTCAGAGCTCAGGGAGTTTGGACCGTCAGATCTCAGACTTGATGCGATTTTGGGCGTTCGATCTGCCCATGGGATCAGCTGGGCCGTTGGATAAAATTCACCTCCGAGCTGCTCTACGCCGCGCTGCTTTTCTCACGTTGCCCGTTCCGTCGCGTCTCTCTGTCGCGTGGGCTCGGTGCCTGGTGGGGCTCCCTGTCGGCGTCGTGTGTGCGGCTGGCCGCGGTGTGTGACTTCAGCGCTGGATCGTGCGGTGGCTCCGCCTGTGGTTTTGAGAGCCCGCCGATGGCAGTTTGGGGATTTCCTTTGTCGGCCCTTCGCGTGTCAGATGCTGGTTGGCTTGGGCGTGGATGAGGTGAGCGAGGGGTGCGTCTATCTTCTTCCTGCTTCTCATTCGTCCCTTCCTCTCCGCTCCGTCCCTTTCTCTCCGCTGCGTCCCTTTTCGCCAGATCTGACGCCCTTTCGGCTTGTCGTTGCCTCGCCGCCGTGACAAAGGTTCGTCTCTTTCGCCCTTGTCCGCTTCTTGCTTTTCGTCGCGTCTGATTTGCCTGGTCGTTTGCTTGCAGTTGGGAGAAGGGTGTTGGTCGTCGTCTTGCGGTTGGGCCGGAGCAGCGGTGGGCTGGACGCCGCTTCCTACTGTCTTCGAGCGATGGGAGAGGTGCTTTCCTGCTCTTACTTTCCCCCCGTTCAATTTGTTCTCCTGCGCTGCTGTTAACTCGTCGTGCCTGCTGCTGTTCTAGGGTTAGGGTCTGTCGTTTGCCGTTCGATTGGTGACTGTTGCGGGTTGGCAGCGCGCCGTGTAGCTGCGAGACAACTTCCCTGTTGATCTGCCGTCCTGCTGCAGGTGCGAGAGGAAATCTCATCTTTCCTTATCCGTAAATTGATTTTGTTTTCCTGTTTCTCCTTACCTCGTCTTTGTCTGTTGTTTGGGCTTTTTTGTGTGTGGGGTCTGCTTAttttcagttattcgctgttgtggcAGGATGTTTACTGTCAGTTGTTCATACATCCACCTGTTAGATGTTGTTGTTTCTCGATGCCGTGTGCCATTTTATTCATACTTAAGAGAGATGATGGATGATGGAGACATTCTTGGAGGAGTGGAGCTTGATGTTAATGTTCCTGGGAGTGATAGTCTCACTATCAGAAGATTTTTCTGGGCACAAGACAGGGTTGACTCTCTGTTTGCTTATGAGGGTGCTGCTTTCCAGGCAATTATATACTTGCAGCGTTTGTATGGGTTTGTCATTGTTGATTACAATTATACACCCATGACCACCTATCGAGACCTTGCTCGCTCAACGGTTATTCTAGCTGCATCGTCGGTTAGATCTACCATTCCAGTTGCTTCTGGTGATGGCTCCGTCGCTGTGGGTGACGTCGATGTTGTTGCGCAGCGGCGGATGCTACATGCTGGCTTGGTTTCTACCGCCTGTAGCTTTTAGGGGGTCTGTTTGTGTTGTGCTTGTTGCTCGTTTGTCGGGTTTTTTCCTTGGTTGATTATCATGTATCCGGAGTCTTGTGTGTGCTTATGATGAGATGTCGGTTGTAATGAGATATGGCTATTTACTGTTCTTACATATGTACCTGGCGTTCATGCCGCTTATGAGTAATATAGCTGCTGTTTATGTGTTCTGTGTTGTACAACTTTTTTTACCCTTCTCAGTATGCTACATTGAATATTCCTTTTTCTTTACCCTTCTCCTGCAATGGATAGTGGTTTCTTGTCAGGTATGGTTTATCAGTCAGGTTTACTTGCTTCGTGTTGCATAGTATGCTGATGTATGTGTTTTCAGCCAATGGTATGAGGGTGCTTGATTGTTGTCATGCCACATGCTCCGATTGCTGCCCATGGACGTGGTGATGGGCGGGCCGTTGCTCATGCCCGAGGTTCTGGACCAGCTGGTGCTCGTGGGCGAGCCTCTGCCCGTGGTCGTGGTAATGTAGCCATGCTCGTGCCTAGCGATGTCCTCCCTGGGCCTGTCGCCAGCCGTGGTGGTGCTCGAGCCAGAGGTGTTGGGCGTGGTCGTGCCCGTGGATGAGgttctggtcgtggtcgtggttgtGGTGATGTAGATGGCACCCTCCCTGGGCATGTTGCCGGCCGTGGTGGTGCTTGAGCCAGAGGCGCTGGACGTGGTCGTGCGGGTGAACGACCACCTGGTCGTGGGCGTGGGCATGGTAACGTTTCTTTGCCAGATAGTGCCATTGGCCGTGCTGTTCCTCTTCTTGCCAACGTTCAGCCTGGGCCTATTGCTGCTCGTGGACATGTGCCTGGGACCGCGAAGAGCTATGTGCCCCGTCCACCTCTTGGGGCCCTTCCTCGCAGCCGCCCACGTCTGTCATGTTCACTTGCCATCCTTTTTGTTTTTACCTCCTAGAACCATGTATCTTGCTTGCTCACTATTCTTCTGTTTTCTGTCTTGCTTGTGCCTTGGTTAGGTGATAGTTGGTTTCCCTATCTGAGTCCGGCTGTGACGACGGTTAATCGTATAAAACGGAAGGCGTCCATGAAACTACGTCGGTCTAAATACGAAGGTGCATTGAGTTCTTAGTTGTGTTGTTCTGTTCCTGTTCCACGTCGGCTAACCAGATCTTATGTGGTCTTTTAGATCACGTTGTTATGGGCCCTTTAGAAAGGGATTGGCAGGGTTACTCGGTTGCATTTGCTGAGTCGCTTAAAGGTATTTATTAGCAGGCCATTTAACGTTCTACTGTCTGCTTAGCTTTGTTTGTTTGTTGTCATGGGGTTTGTTTTCCCTGATCACATGTTTTCCGGTTGTTAGCTTCCTATGCAGATAGGTCTTACTGTGGGGCCCCTGAGTTCCTCTGTCAGTACTGTGGTGCCTCCTTCTGGTTTGCTGAATGTGTTCAGTCCAAGTCCTCTTGGACAAAACGTAAGATCATTTATAACCTCTGTTGTAAAGGTGCTCAGGTCTATATACCTCCCTTCAAGGACCCCCCGGCTTATCTCCGGGAGCTCCTTCGTTTCAATGGTACATCACGTGCGAAGAAATTCCTCCGAAATATCCGTCAGTACAATTGTATGTTCGCTTTCACTTCAATGGGTGCTAAAATTGATCACTCACTGGATAGCACCCGTGGTCCTAAAATCTTTAAAATAAGTGGGCAGGTGTCTCACCGTCTTGGTTCATTGTTTCCCAAAGGTAGTGATACTCCTAAGTTTGCTGAACTATATATACATGATCCGGCTAATGAGATTACACATAGGATAAATGCCTTGAATCCCAACGATAAACCGGTAGGAGCTGTGGATGAGAGCATTGTCGTTGGTCTTAGAGACATGCTTGATGAGTTTAACTCGCTGGTACAGACCTTTAGGGAGGCAAGCAAGCTAATAGAGGATCGTGGTGACGAACCCATCGAGGATATTTCCATTCGTATTATTGGTCCTTCAGATGGTGATAGTCCACAGTTTAGCTTACCTACTGCCACTGAACTTGCTGCTTTGGTTGTTAATGACTTCACATTAGAGACGTCTGCACGGGATATTATTGTTTCTAGCCGGTCAGAGGGTCTACAGCAGATCTCTTCTTTGAACACGGCATTTATGTCTTTGCAGTACCCGTTGCTTTTCCCCTATGGAGAGAGAGGGTTCCAAATAGATGTTCCACACCTGATTGTTCCTCAGGACGTGGATGATGATATGCATGTTGATCCTGTAGCTGAGGCATCTCCTTCAGATGCTTCAAGTAGCCAGTCTCCCGGTGGTAGTAGGAATAGAATGACAATGCAGGATTATTACCGCTTTATGTGTCATTACAAAGGTGATCAGCCCAATCCATATTTGTGCTATGGTCTTCTATCCTCTCAGTCGGTCGTTGATGCACGTGCATGCATCGACGAGAACAGGTTGTGGTATATACTCAGAAATCAGGATATGCTTAGGTCCGAGCACATGCAAGGTATTGCTGATGCTGTCGGTGATGGGTGTACCGATGGTGATGCACTAGGAAAAAGAACCATTCTGCCTTCCAGTCACACTGGTGGTGATCGCTACTTCAAGGAGAACTTCCAGGATGGGCTCGCCGTGTGTCGGGTGCATGGTCCGCCGGATATATTTACCACCTTCGCTTGCAACCCCAAATGGCCTGAGATTATGGACACATTAGAGCCAGGCCAAAGGCCTTCTGATCGGGCGGATATTGTTATTAGGGTCTATCATATGAAGCTTATTGAATATTTAAATGAGATCAAGTCTGGAAAAGCTTTTGGCCCAATTAAGGCTGGTACTGTGTTCTATTAGTTCAGATCAATTGCACTGTTTCTGTTTTACCTTGCGTGTCGCTTTTGGCAGGAGTTCTAGCTAACTGAAATTCCACATTTTCCCTGCAGTGTTATATACTGTCGAATTCCAAAAACGAGGTCTGCCACACGCGCATATCCTCATCTGGCGTAAAGGAGACAAAGGTGAGGTCGGTGTTGAGAGTATTGATTCGTTTATTTCTGCAGAAATACCTGATCCTCTAGCTGATCCGTTAGGATATGCTCTGGTTTCTGAATTCATGCTGCACGGTCCGTGTGGTGAGATGAATGATAAATGCATTTGCATGAAAAAAGGTTGTTGCTCAAAATATTTTCCAAAAGAGTTTAGAGAGTCAACTATCATTGATGAGCATGGGTTTGCCTTATACCGACGCCGTGACCATGGTCGGACGGTTTATACAAATGGGCATTATCTTGACAACAGACATGTAGTGCCTTACAACATGGCAATTCTTAAAAAGTTCCAGGGACATATAAATGTGGAATGGTGTAATAAGACTCAGGTGATGAAATATCTGTTTAAATATGTTACCAAGGGTGCTGATTACTCTAAGGTTGTCCTAGAAAGGCTAGAGAGATTAGGTGCAACTGGTTATCTTTCGGTTGATGAAGTAAAAGAGTATTTAATGTGTCGTTACATTTGTGAGTATGATGCACTGTGGCGTATATTTGGGTATGACATACACTTTAAAATGCCCTCTGTAGAAAGATTAACTGTTCATATGCCTGGCATGAATATCGTTCGCTATCGTGCTGGTGCTGACATTACAGAAATTGCTGGTTCTGACTTCTTGAAAAAAACTATGCTCACTAAATGGTTTGTTGCAAATGAACTCTATGAGCATGCTCGGTCATTTACGTACTGTGATTTTCCGATTGGGTGGACATGGGATGCTAAAAGTAAATCGTGGCATGAAAGGGGTGGGGGTGAGAAGATTGGCCGCGTTTACTATGTACATCCTACGAGTGGTGAACTGTACTACCTGCGCATGCTCTTGATGATTGTTAAAGGGGCTAGGTCTTTTGAAGAACTTAGGGCGTATGGTGGGCGTCTTTATCATACATTTAAAGAGGCCTGTGCCGCTCGTGGTTTATTAGGTGATGATAGTGAGTGGTACATGGCATTTGACGAGGCTGTCGTCTGGGGGTTTGGACACCGACTTAGACAACTGTTTGTGACTATGCTTATGTGTTGTTCCATTAAAGATGAAATGAACTTCTTTGAGCATTATTGGGTTAGCATGTCTGACGATATCAAATATGGACTGCGTCGTCTTGTGCAAAATCCGGCTTATTCCGTTCCTGATGAAAGGTTGAGAGATATGCTTCTTGACGAATTGTCAGAAGTTTTTTTGAAACATGGCTCTTCCATAAGTAATTTCAACTTGCCTTCCAGAACAGGTGAAGGAGACCAGCATGATGAAAATAGGTTAATTCGTGAGGAGATGTCGTATGATACACCTGCTTTGGCTAGGTTAGCACCGGTTCTTATTGATAGTTTAAATGTAGACCAGTCAGTTGCTTATAAAACCATTGTGGACTGTGTACAGGCAGGGGAACCGGGCTTCTTCTTTGTCTCTGGGTACGGTGGTACTGGGAAAACCTATTTGTGGAATGCAATATGTGCTTTCCTTAGGGGAGAAAAAAATTGTTCTCACCGTCGCATCGTCGGGCATCGCGTCCTTACTGTTGCCTGGAGGGCGGACTGCTCATTCGCGCTTCAAAATACCAATTAATATAGATGATGACATGCAGTGTGATATTAAGAGAGGTTCACGGCTCTGTAAATTGATGATGGTCTCTTCCTTGATTATTTGGGACGAGGCGTTGATGACACACAGGAAGTGTTTTGAAGCTGTAGATAGAACTTTACGTGACGTCCTTTCTGTGAGTAACCCAAAGCTTGCAGACCTTCCGTTTGGTGGGGTAGTTATGGTCTTAGGTGGGGACCTTAGACAGATATTGCCGGTTATTGAAGGGGGTACTAGGCCTCAGATCATCGATGCGGCAATCACAAACTCTCCACTATGGAACTCTGTTAAAAAATTGTCCCTGTCTATTAACATGCGCTTGGCTGTGCCGGGCGCAAGCGCACGAGCACAAGAAGACATTGCCTTATTTAGTAAATGGGTGCTAGATCTTGGAGAAGGTAAATTGCCCGTTACAAAGCGAGGTACCGAAGATGGGGCTTGCTGGATACAAATACCAGATGACCTGCTGATTCACACAAACGGCGATCCTATCACTGCTGTTGTCTCCTCTGtctatgatttttttttaaattgttaCTTGAATACTGGGTACTTACAAGAACGAGCTATTTTAGCACCGACCAATGATTATGCTGAAGAGATCAACATCCATGTTATGAACTTAGTCCCCACTGCTAGCAGAGACTACCTAAGTGCAGATTCGATAGATGGTTCCGGAGGTTCTGTTCGAGAAGAAAACATTTTTTTATCCCGTTGAGTATTTGAACACTATCAAAATTATCAATTTTCCAAATCACAAGCTCACTCTTAAAATAGGTGTTCCGATTATGCTTATTAGAAATTTATGCCAGGCAAATGGTCTGTGTAATGGTACCAGGCTCATTGTGAAGGACCTAGGTGATCGTGTTATTGAAGCTGTTATTATAACTGGGTCACATGTGGGTGATTGTGTGTACATCCCCAGGATTGAGCTGACAGCAAAGCAGTCAAATTCACCCTTTGTTCTTAGGCGACGTCAATTCCCGGTGCGTGTGTGTTATGCTATGACGATTAATAAGAGCCAAGGTTAGACCTTATCTGCTGTTGGTATATATCTCAAAAGTCCTGTCTTCACGCATGGGCAGTTATATGTGGCAGTGTCTCG
The sequence above is a segment of the Triticum dicoccoides isolate Atlit2015 ecotype Zavitan chromosome 1A, WEW_v2.0, whole genome shotgun sequence genome. Coding sequences within it:
- the LOC119270218 gene encoding aquaporin TIP3-1, with protein sequence MSTAARTTGRRGFTMGRSEDATHPDTIRAAISEFLATAIFVFAAEGSILSLGKLYHDMSTAGGLVAVALAHALALAVAVSVAVNISGGHVNPAITFGALLGGRITLVRALLYWIAQLLGAIVASLLLRLTTGGMRPPGFSLASGVGDWHAVLLEAVMTFGLMYAYYATVIDPKRGHVGTIGPLAVGFLLGANILAGGPFDGAAMNPARVFGPALVGWRWRHHWVYWLGPFLGSGLAGLLYEYVVMPSTETAAHAHQPLAPEDY